One part of the Palaemon carinicauda isolate YSFRI2023 chromosome 23, ASM3689809v2, whole genome shotgun sequence genome encodes these proteins:
- the LOC137617722 gene encoding uncharacterized protein, producing the protein MVSYCVVIGCGNDSECEIDKTFFQFPRVIQNAEGKQNVLSLLRQQAWIANLSSSNLNFEDLNDYRVCSDHFVQGKPCSLNDVENIDWVPSQNLSRTGDSIRKDRRNKESPKGREKKTVTPNGFVFNKEITTSKCEPVVDVGVQENNYSINVSEKSKTSSSGALNGLKSRTKDCMKSLNSSEKILKLLKEIRWDHCYSKKADASEGGNVMYLYKLYFHDYTDKIIEF; encoded by the exons ATGGTGTCATATTGTGTCGTTATTGGATGTGGGAATGACTCCGAGTGTGAAATAGACAAGACCTTTTTCCAATTCCCTCGTGTGATCCAAAATGCAGAAGGAAAGCAAAATGTTCTGTCCCTACTGCGACAGCAAGCGTGGATCGCAAATTTGTCTTCTTCCAATTTAAACTTTGAGGATTTGAATGACTACAGAGTATGTTCCGATCATTTTGTCCAAG GCAAACCATGCAGTCTAAATGATGTTGAAAATATAGATTGGGTTCCATCTCAAAATTTGAGTAGAACAGGAGACAGTATTCGTAAAGATAGAAGGAACAAAGAGTCACCGAAAGGAAGGGAGAAGAAGACAGTAACTCCTAATGGTTTTGTATTCAATAAAGAGATTACAACTTCAAAATGTGAACCTGTAGTAGATGTTGGTGTACAAGAAAATAATTATTCTATTAATGTTTCAGAAAAGAGTAAAACTAGTTCATCTGGTGCTTTGAATGGTTTAAAATCAAGAACAAAAGATTGTATGAAGAGTTTGAACAGTTCAGAAAAGATATTAAAACTCTTGAAAGAAATTCGATGGGATCACTGTTATTCGAAGAAGGCAGATGCAAGTGAAGGAGGTAATGTAATGTATCTATACAAGTTATATTTCCATGATTATACGGACAAAATAATTGAATTCTAA